In the Candidatus Cloacimonadota bacterium genome, AAAAGCCTCCAGGGATTCAATCAAGTGGGAGGGCAAATCCTGTAGCTGCAAGAGCTCGATAACTTCACTCGTGCTCAAGCTGCGGGAAACACCATATTTATTTGCCAGATATTGCGTTAGCCCGCTTTCTGCCAGAGGATAGAAATCCAGCGAAAGCCTGTCCGCAGCGTCTGTGGCTTGGCGCAGATATTTATTGAGTACACGGTTGGCTGTTTTTTGGGCGTAAAGGCTTGGGTCTTCCCGGCGCAGACGCTGTTCATGGGCAAAATACCCCGCCAAAATCAAGGACAGCAGACAAAGCGCGATGACCAGCCAAAACCAGGTGCTGTTTGCATAAACCTTGAAATTGGGATGAGTTTCGCGCTCCAGCAAGGGGTTGAGGGTTCGGGGCTGATGCCTTTCCAAAAGCCCGGAAAAATAGGACAACACGTTGCCTTGTTTAACTTTAAGGACGATGCTCTGTCCCCGGAAAACCTGGTAGGAACCAGTTGAGCTGTCGAACCAACTGAAGACAGCGCCAGGAATCTCATAATCGCCAGTCTCTCTGGGGATTAGCGTATAAACAATGCGCCGGGTTCCAGCGATGGCATTTTTCAGATTGTCTTCGACACCCGGCTCTGAAATCTGGAAATTATCAATTTTGGGGAATTGTTGCGGGATGAATTGGCCAAAATTGCCCCTGCCGGAAATGGTTATGGTGCAGGTCAAGGCTTCTCCCAGACTGATTTTGGAGCTTGAAAAACTTTGGCTGACCTTAAAACTTCCCACCGCACCGGAAAAATCCGCTGGTTTCCCCGCCGGCAAAGGCTTCACATCCAGCCAGGTATCCTCGGAATCCACATTTCTATTCAGATGGCTTTGCCAGCCGGAAAACTTCACCCTTCCCGAAAGTGTGGGCAGCTTAATTCTGCCATTTTGCTGAGGATAGATAATGGAACGTTTAATCAGGGCACGCTGAAAACGCCTGTCCTTATGCTTAACCTCTTCATAATTCAAGCTTCGCGGCTGTTCGTGAATGGTTTTTCCGTAGCCCGGATGGTCTTTTTCCATCAAAGTTTCAAAGGAATCGACCCGATTTTCGGTGTAGAGATACCAGGAAACCACAACCGGCTCGCCCTGCCAAACGCTATGACTGCCAGGAATGCAGAGCAACATGGTTTCGCCACCGCTGGAATTGCGCTCTGGATAGAGCCCGGAATAGGGGTCGAACCAAGGGTCAAAGCTATGCTGTTGCTGCGAAGAAGGGGGCGGCGCATCCTCCACCCTAATCCGCTGTTCGCCTGTGGCATAGTTTCTTCCATTGTGGCTGAAACTGAAGCCTGGTATGGAAAAAGTCCCCTTTCTTTGCGGCATGTAAAAATAGGTGAAAATTTTGGTGAAGGAGCTGGATTTCACACCGTTAACCCAGGAAACTTGGCTGGAACTGCTGCTGACCACATTGCGGAAGCTGAAACCGCTGACCATCGGTGCTTCGGGCGCTCTGAGATTAAAATCCGCAGTGCTACGGACATGAAGGATGAGCTCAAGCTGGTCGTTCATGGTGATGCTGTTTTGCTTCAGCGAAGAGGAAACTCTCAAATCCTGGGCTGTCAAAACCTGCATGCCAAACAAAATCAGCAGCAGGGGAAGAATTCGTTTTACCACCATTTTCCTCCATCTTTAAAGCGTTTGTTTGAGCTTTGATTTTGCCTGTCACGCGCTTCCTGCTGGTCAAGTGCGTCCAGTTGATTGCTATATTTGTTCTGCTCATCCGTGTTTTCTGGCGAACTTTTTTCAGGCTCGGGGGTCTTTTGAGGCTTGTCCTGTTTGCCGTTCGAAGCCTCAGGCGGTTCATATTTTTGACGGTAAAGCACCAATTCATAATTTGACTTGGCGTCGTGGTCATCAGGGTCCAGCAACATCGCTTCGCGATAGGCTTCCAGCGCTGCATCCATATCGTCCTGCCGATAAAGAGCATTTCCCCGGTCAAAATGGCAGCGGGAGGATTCCTTGTTTTTCTTTATGGCTTCCGCCTGGCTTTTTGAGCTTTCCTGATATTTTCCGAGGCGATATTGCGCCTTCCCCAAGCTATTTTCAGGAATTGGGTCTTTGGAGCCGCCACGCGCTTTTTCCCAAATCTTTTCCGCAGTGGAATAATCCTCTTTTTGATAGCTGGAAGATGCTTTGGCATGACGATAGACCTTGTTTTTGAAAAGAAGTTCAAAAGCGAGAAAAGCCAGAATCAGCAGGCATAAAATGATTACCGAAAGCTGGATGGGATTGAGTTTGCGCAGCTTCATGAGCGCTTCTCCCTGGGACGCAGAGGCAGAATCAGGCTTTCCGCCAAAAGCAGGAGCAAGGCTGCCACAACCCCGAAGGCAAATTGGTCTTTCATGGCGGTTTCGGTTCTTTTTCGATATTTTCCCGCTTTTTGAGACATGTGCTCGAAAGCGGCATGCAATTCAGTTTGGGCGGGTGAAACCATGAAAAACTCACCATTCCCCACTGCCGCAATCTTTTTTAAGGTTTCCACATCCAGTTTGCTCAAAACTTTCTCACCTGTGGCGGGGTTTTTCACCCAAGCGCCTTCCTCTGTGCCAATTCCCATCACAAAAACGCGTCTTCCCTGCGCGCCCAAACGCCGAGCCTGAGCCACACCCTGGCGTTGAAGGTCCTCCCCATCCGTGATGAGCAACACAATTTCGTTGCCTCCGGAAGTCACAAAGCTATTCTCCGCCATGTTTAAAGCGGCGCCGATGTCCGTGCCGGGACGCACAGCACTGGAGGTGCCAAGCCCGCTCAAAACCATTGTCAAAGCTTCATGGTCGTCTGTGAGAGGACATTCCATCAAAGCGTTTCCAGCAAAGGAAATCAAGCCCACCCGGTCGTCTTTCAGTTTTTGGATAAAAGCGGCAGTTTGGAGTTTTGCCCATTGCAGGCGGGAAGGCATCATATCTGTGGCGTCCATGCTGAGCGAAATATCCAGACAAATAATGGCGTCCATGCCGCTGCTTTCATGTTCCCGGTCTTCAAAATCCCACTGCGGGCGCAAGAGCGCGAAAACGATGAAAACCAATGCCAGCATCAGTAAAACGTATTTCAGGGTTTGGAAAAAGGGGGAATGTTGGCTCAGCCATTGCTGGCTGTAATGCTGGTCTGCAAAGCGTTCGAAGCGTTTACTACGCCGCCTTTTTTGCCAAATCAACAACAAAATCAGGGGAATCAGGATTAGGAGCAGCCAAAGATGTTCAGGATAATATATATTCACGGGACTACTCCGGTAAAATAGGCATAACAAGCAGGCGCGCAATCAGTTCCACCAGCAGCAGAGCGAACGCAGCCCAAAGCAGAGGCATGAATTGTTCCGCCCAAATATAGCGCAAAGTGGCGGCCATCGGGGTGGTTTCCATGTCGTCAATCTGGTCCATTATCTGCTTCAACTGCTGGGAGTTACCAACCTTGGCTGCCTCGCCGGTTCCGGTGATTTCAGCCACGTGGTGCAGGGTTTCCATATCCAATTCCACAAAAGCCATTCCATAGGAAGAGCGGTCGAAAGGGTCGCCCATGGGATAGCGAACCAGCCCGTCGCTGCCCACTCCAATGGGATAAACCCTGATGTCGAAAGCTTTTGCCATGCGAGCCGCCGTCTCTGGGTCAATCTCGCCGGTGTTGTTCACGCCGTCTGTAATCAGGATTATCACCTTGCTTTGCGCCTGGCTGTTTTTCAGGCGCGCGACAGCTTTGGCAAGCCCAAGCCCAATCGCTGTGCCGGACGCCTCCAGATTCACAGAAATCTGCTGAAGCTGCTCTCGCACAGCCTGGTGGTCAAAAGTGAGCGGGCTTTGCGTGATGGCATATTCCGAAAAAGCCACCAATCCAAAGCGATCGTTGGGGCGTTTTGAAATGAAGTCCAAAGCCACATCTGCCGCGGCTTCCAAACGATTTTTGGGCAGGAAATCCAGCGCCAGCATGGAGCCGCTCACGTCAAGCGCCAAAACTATATCCACTCCGCTTTTATTGATGTCACGCGTGCCTGTTCCCCACTGCGGCTGAGCCAGTGCCAAAATAAGGCAAAGCAGCACCAACACGCGCAACACCGGGAAAAAATATCTCCAAAACCGGTTTTCCCCCGCAATCTGGCGCAAAATTCCCAAACGGGTGAAGGGAAGGCGCAGTTTTCGCGAGTGTTGCCAGCGTGTTTGCCAAAGCCAAAAAAGTGGTAGCAACACCAAAGCCAGCAGCCAAAGAGGATGGGCAAACCTAAACATCACCGCCTCCCGCTGTGGAAAGCTTTTCCCGCGCTTCATCAACTTCGAAAGCCATCAGCCAGTTCCGCAGCCAGTTTTGAGCGGCATCCGCCTGTTCCCATTCAGGCTGATATTTGGCAAATTTAACCTGATCGCAATATTTCAGGAATCCGATTACCTCATAGCTTGATGCCACATGAATCCGGCTGGTTTTCCACTGGATTTCTGAAGTGGACATCTCCATCGCCGCGAAACGGTATTTGCGTTGTAAAAACTGTCGCAGGATTTCTGAAAGCCGGAAGTGGTGCTGCTTTTGCTCTCCCCGCAACATCAATTCCTCCGCGATGAGTGCGTCCAGCTTCGTCAGCGCAATCTTCCACGCCGGTTCCGGAATCGCGGTCTCTGGAACATCCTGCTGCTCAGGTTTTTCGATTGGGGCGGTTTTAGGTTTAATCAAAAAAGCCAGCGCAATCCCCAGCAGAGCCAAGCCAGCCAAACCCCAATACAACCACCAGGGAAGCTGTAAAGGATACTTTTCCAAAGGTTTAAGGTCCACCAACAGGGTGTCAGCCGGATCGCGAACTGCAACAATATTAAGGCGAAAACGGTCTGTCTGCATCGTTGGCGTGGTCAGATTTACGGGAAAAACCTCCAAACTGGGAAAGCTTTGTGACCCCGGAAGCAGGGGCACGATTGTCATATTTATCCAGTCTGGCTGATTGGTTTCTTTCTTCAGCTCCCATTTCAAAACCCGAAAATTCTGCATTGTGTCAGGCACAGCCACGCTTCTGAGGTCTTCGGAAGCACGCAGTTCCAGCTTAAAACGGTCTCCAACACTCAAATCATCCGCCCCCACCAGGGTCTGGCTGAGGCTCTGCGCGCTCAAAACCGTGATCCAGCAAAGAATCAGCGCTAAAAACACCCTTTTCACGCGCGCAATCTCCGCTCCCTTTTACGGGCTTCAAAAAAGTTTCGCAAAGCACGCACCTGGGAATCCTTGTTTCGGATGAGTATATGCTCTGCTTTCAAGGACTTAAGTTCCTTCTCCAAATCCTGTTGCACCTTTTTAACCCGGGCTTCATAAGCTTTGCGGATGGTTGGGTTGGAGCTGTTCAAATATAAGCTTTCCCCGGTTTCGGGGTCACCGAGATGCAACACACCTGCCTGGGGTAATTCCAACTCCACGTCGTCAAGGTTTTGAATCACAACCACATCATGCTTTTGAGCCAATAGGCGCAGGGATTTTTGCCAGCCGGAATCCATCATATCTGACAGCACAAAAACCACCGAACGTTTTTTCAGAATGCGATTGGCAAAATTGAACGCCTCATGCAAGGAAGTCCCGCGGCCACGGGGTTCATGATAGAGCACGTCTCTGAGGATTTGAAGCGCCTTGTTGCGGCCTTTGCGCGCGGGCAGATATTTTTCCAACCGGTCTGAAAACAGGATGAGACCAACTTTGTCCCCGGTTGTGAGCGCTGAAAACGAAAGCAGGGCAATCACTTCCGCCACCCGCTCTTTTTTTGATTCGCCTCTGGTGCCAAAATCTTGACTGGCGGAGACATCGACAATGAAAAAGACGTTCAGTTCGCGGGTTTCCTGATATTTTTTGATGTAGGGAACGCCCAGCCTCGCGCTCACATTCCAATCGATGTCCCGATAGTTGTCCCCACTTTGATATTCCCGCACCTCCGCAAATTCCAAGCCCTGACCTTTGAAGCTGGACCTGTATTCTCCACTGAAAGCTTCGCTCACCTTTGCCTTTGCCAGGATCTCGATGCGCTGGACCCTGGCCAGAATCTCCGCTGGAGTGCGGGCTGGCATCAATTCTCCTTTTTAAGGAACTTCAATCTCTTCAAAAATCCGGGTCACGATTTCCTCAGGGCTCACCTGTTCGGCCTCGGCTTCATAGGAAAGGATGATGCGATGCCTCAAAACGTCGCGGCCAACGGCTTTGATGTCATCCGGAATCACGTAACCACGTCCCTGCAAATAGGCATGAGCCTTGGCGGTGCGAGCCAGATAAATCGTCGCGCGCGGAGAAGCGCCATAGCGGATGAGA is a window encoding:
- a CDS encoding protein BatD, with amino-acid sequence MVKRILPLLLILFGMQVLTAQDLRVSSSLKQNSITMNDQLELILHVRSTADFNLRAPEAPMVSGFSFRNVVSSSSSQVSWVNGVKSSSFTKIFTYFYMPQRKGTFSIPGFSFSHNGRNYATGEQRIRVEDAPPPSSQQQHSFDPWFDPYSGLYPERNSSGGETMLLCIPGSHSVWQGEPVVVSWYLYTENRVDSFETLMEKDHPGYGKTIHEQPRSLNYEEVKHKDRRFQRALIKRSIIYPQQNGRIKLPTLSGRVKFSGWQSHLNRNVDSEDTWLDVKPLPAGKPADFSGAVGSFKVSQSFSSSKISLGEALTCTITISGRGNFGQFIPQQFPKIDNFQISEPGVEDNLKNAIAGTRRIVYTLIPRETGDYEIPGAVFSWFDSSTGSYQVFRGQSIVLKVKQGNVLSYFSGLLERHQPRTLNPLLERETHPNFKVYANSTWFWLVIALCLLSLILAGYFAHEQRLRREDPSLYAQKTANRVLNKYLRQATDAADRLSLDFYPLAESGLTQYLANKYGVSRSLSTSEVIELLQLQDLPSHLIESLEAFFLLCQKARYMPGGAEAANLEDGLLKLRSLVQAFSRHRPENNGKNSIVVEES
- a CDS encoding tetratricopeptide repeat protein, whose amino-acid sequence is MKLRKLNPIQLSVIILCLLILAFLAFELLFKNKVYRHAKASSSYQKEDYSTAEKIWEKARGGSKDPIPENSLGKAQYRLGKYQESSKSQAEAIKKNKESSRCHFDRGNALYRQDDMDAALEAYREAMLLDPDDHDAKSNYELVLYRQKYEPPEASNGKQDKPQKTPEPEKSSPENTDEQNKYSNQLDALDQQEARDRQNQSSNKRFKDGGKWW
- a CDS encoding VWA domain-containing protein; amino-acid sequence: MNIYYPEHLWLLLILIPLILLLIWQKRRRSKRFERFADQHYSQQWLSQHSPFFQTLKYVLLMLALVFIVFALLRPQWDFEDREHESSGMDAIICLDISLSMDATDMMPSRLQWAKLQTAAFIQKLKDDRVGLISFAGNALMECPLTDDHEALTMVLSGLGTSSAVRPGTDIGAALNMAENSFVTSGGNEIVLLITDGEDLQRQGVAQARRLGAQGRRVFVMGIGTEEGAWVKNPATGEKVLSKLDVETLKKIAAVGNGEFFMVSPAQTELHAAFEHMSQKAGKYRKRTETAMKDQFAFGVVAALLLLLAESLILPLRPREKRS
- a CDS encoding VWA domain-containing protein, encoding MFRFAHPLWLLALVLLPLFWLWQTRWQHSRKLRLPFTRLGILRQIAGENRFWRYFFPVLRVLVLLCLILALAQPQWGTGTRDINKSGVDIVLALDVSGSMLALDFLPKNRLEAAADVALDFISKRPNDRFGLVAFSEYAITQSPLTFDHQAVREQLQQISVNLEASGTAIGLGLAKAVARLKNSQAQSKVIILITDGVNNTGEIDPETAARMAKAFDIRVYPIGVGSDGLVRYPMGDPFDRSSYGMAFVELDMETLHHVAEITGTGEAAKVGNSQQLKQIMDQIDDMETTPMAATLRYIWAEQFMPLLWAAFALLLVELIARLLVMPILPE
- a CDS encoding DUF58 domain-containing protein — encoded protein: MPARTPAEILARVQRIEILAKAKVSEAFSGEYRSSFKGQGLEFAEVREYQSGDNYRDIDWNVSARLGVPYIKKYQETRELNVFFIVDVSASQDFGTRGESKKERVAEVIALLSFSALTTGDKVGLILFSDRLEKYLPARKGRNKALQILRDVLYHEPRGRGTSLHEAFNFANRILKKRSVVFVLSDMMDSGWQKSLRLLAQKHDVVVIQNLDDVELELPQAGVLHLGDPETGESLYLNSSNPTIRKAYEARVKKVQQDLEKELKSLKAEHILIRNKDSQVRALRNFFEARKRERRLRA